A stretch of Crossiella cryophila DNA encodes these proteins:
- a CDS encoding response regulator transcription factor, whose amino-acid sequence MSVRVVIADDQALVRGSFAMLVDSSPGLEVVGEAEDGVAAVELARREKPDLVLMDVRMPEMDGIEATRVLCSGPEPVPRVLILTTFDLDSYVYAALRAGASGFLLKDTPPAELLNAIQVVASGEALLAPSVTRRLISEFARRPEPAQSPALELDGLTEREREVLALIARGLSNVELSQNLRLSLATVKTHIGRLLSKLHARDRAQLVIVAYETGLISPR is encoded by the coding sequence GTGAGTGTTCGGGTTGTGATCGCCGATGATCAGGCGTTGGTGCGCGGGAGTTTTGCGATGCTCGTGGACTCATCGCCGGGACTGGAGGTGGTTGGCGAGGCTGAGGATGGAGTTGCCGCGGTTGAGCTGGCGCGGCGGGAGAAACCGGATCTGGTGCTGATGGACGTACGGATGCCGGAGATGGATGGGATCGAGGCGACCCGGGTGTTGTGCTCGGGGCCGGAACCGGTGCCCCGGGTGCTGATCCTGACCACCTTCGACCTGGATTCCTACGTCTACGCGGCGTTGCGCGCCGGGGCCAGTGGGTTCCTGCTCAAGGACACTCCGCCAGCCGAGCTGCTCAACGCCATCCAGGTGGTGGCGAGTGGAGAGGCATTGCTGGCACCCAGTGTGACCCGGCGGTTGATCTCGGAGTTCGCGCGGCGGCCCGAACCCGCGCAGTCACCGGCCCTGGAACTGGACGGGTTGACCGAGCGGGAGCGGGAGGTGTTGGCGTTGATCGCCCGTGGTCTGTCCAATGTGGAACTCAGTCAGAACCTGCGGTTGAGTCTGGCCACGGTGAAGACGCACATCGGGCGGTTGCTGAGCAAGTTGCACGCGCGGGATCGGGCTCAGCTGGTGATCGTGGCCTACGAGACCGGATTGATCAGTCCACGATGA
- a CDS encoding cation:proton antiporter produces the protein MSAIQLLLVVVGAIAVTAFASRKGRQPALVVVVLASAISFIPGLPRFELAPELILSVVLPPLLYSAALDFSFVSFARNLRPILSLGIGLVVVSTAVTGVVAAWAVPGLALVPALLLGAVVAPPDAVAALSVGRKLGLPKKLMAILTGESLVNDAAALTLFTLAVAAATGKDTLFGNPFLLFGYGVLAGVLIGLALALVVHWTRSRLRDSGLETALGLVVPFAAYLLAEEVHASGVLAVVAAGIALGHNDAKASFATRLQGRQVWRSLDVLLEAFVFAYMGLQCKFVFAALPATGISWQGFVLGAAAVLAVVLLVRPVWVFLTYGHGVLRGRMTGRNWRRGRRTRLVPHQLPWQYMAVISWTGMRGVVTMAAAAGVPAGLPGRDLIQALAFVVAVGTLLIQGPTLPLLIRRLNLAAPEEERRAEWGAAKARDIVREAARDSLGTVPEGADPAVFGRLRERFTTALAASRESDETRMTPAERALLLTVRQQMLAAQRTALVRARKAGELPDDIVRGELERLDLEEAAADAAR, from the coding sequence GTGAGTGCGATCCAGTTGCTCCTGGTGGTCGTCGGCGCGATCGCGGTCACCGCGTTCGCCAGCCGCAAGGGCAGGCAGCCCGCGCTGGTCGTGGTGGTGCTCGCCTCGGCGATCTCGTTCATTCCCGGGCTGCCCCGCTTCGAGCTGGCGCCGGAGCTGATCCTGAGCGTGGTGCTGCCGCCGCTGCTGTACTCCGCGGCGCTGGACTTCTCCTTCGTCAGCTTCGCCCGCAACCTGCGGCCGATCCTGTCCCTTGGCATCGGTCTGGTGGTGGTCTCCACCGCGGTCACCGGGGTGGTCGCGGCCTGGGCGGTGCCGGGCCTGGCGCTGGTGCCCGCGTTGCTGCTGGGCGCGGTGGTGGCCCCGCCGGACGCGGTGGCTGCGCTGTCGGTGGGCCGGAAACTGGGGCTGCCGAAGAAACTCATGGCCATCCTGACCGGGGAGAGCCTGGTTAACGACGCCGCCGCGCTGACCCTGTTCACCCTGGCGGTGGCCGCCGCAACCGGCAAGGACACCCTGTTCGGCAACCCGTTCCTGCTCTTCGGCTACGGCGTGCTGGCAGGCGTGCTGATCGGCCTGGCCCTCGCGCTGGTGGTGCACTGGACCCGGTCCCGGTTGCGGGACAGCGGACTGGAGACCGCGCTCGGCCTGGTGGTGCCCTTCGCCGCCTACCTGCTCGCCGAGGAGGTGCACGCCTCCGGGGTGCTCGCGGTGGTGGCGGCCGGGATCGCCTTGGGGCACAACGACGCCAAGGCGTCCTTCGCCACCCGGTTGCAGGGCAGGCAGGTCTGGCGCAGCCTGGACGTGCTGCTGGAGGCGTTCGTCTTCGCCTACATGGGTTTGCAGTGCAAGTTCGTCTTCGCCGCACTGCCGGCCACCGGCATCTCCTGGCAGGGCTTCGTGCTCGGCGCGGCCGCGGTGCTCGCGGTGGTGCTGCTGGTGCGCCCGGTGTGGGTGTTCCTGACCTACGGCCACGGGGTGCTGCGCGGCCGGATGACCGGCCGGAACTGGCGGCGGGGCAGACGGACCCGCCTGGTGCCGCACCAGCTGCCGTGGCAGTACATGGCGGTGATCTCCTGGACCGGCATGCGCGGCGTGGTCACCATGGCCGCCGCGGCCGGCGTGCCAGCGGGCCTGCCCGGCCGCGACCTCATCCAGGCCCTGGCCTTCGTCGTCGCGGTCGGCACCCTGCTCATCCAGGGCCCCACCCTGCCGTTGCTGATCCGCCGCCTGAACCTGGCCGCCCCCGAGGAGGAACGCCGGGCCGAATGGGGTGCGGCCAAGGCCAGGGACATCGTCCGGGAAGCCGCCCGCGACTCGCTCGGCACGGTCCCCGAGGGCGCCGATCCGGCGGTGTTCGGCCGGTTGCGGGAGAGGTTCACCACCGCCCTGGCCGCCAGCCGCGAGTCCGACGAGACCCGGATGACCCCGGCCGAACGCGCACTCCTGCTCACCGTGCGCCAGCAGATGCTCGCCGCCCAGCGCACCGCACTGGTGCGGGCGCGCAAGGCGGGGGAGCTGCCCGACGACATCGTGCGCGGCGAGTTGGAACGCCTGGACCTGGAGGAGGCCGCGGCGGACGCGGCGCGTTAG
- a CDS encoding dihydrofolate reductase family protein, with amino-acid sequence MRKIVTGLFMSLDGIVGADDQWQFAYFDEELFAGIAAGFARADTVLLGRHSYQGYDALRVEHPDSPMVAFLDGTTRYVVSTTLTEIGWPGTTVLGGDLREQVSRLKRQPGKDILVLGSPTLVRWLLGNGLLDEFNVSVLPIIVGSGVRLFQDMDLPAGHVGLRLAGAKTLASGVLETRYTLAST; translated from the coding sequence GTGCGCAAGATCGTGACCGGGTTGTTCATGTCGTTGGACGGCATCGTCGGGGCCGACGACCAATGGCAGTTCGCCTACTTCGACGAGGAACTGTTCGCGGGGATCGCCGCCGGGTTCGCCCGAGCCGACACCGTGCTGCTGGGCAGGCACTCCTACCAGGGGTACGACGCGCTCCGCGTCGAGCACCCGGACTCACCGATGGTCGCCTTCCTGGACGGGACGACCAGGTACGTCGTGTCCACGACGCTGACCGAGATCGGTTGGCCCGGCACCACGGTGCTCGGCGGTGACCTGCGCGAGCAGGTCTCGCGGCTCAAGCGGCAGCCCGGTAAGGACATCCTGGTCCTTGGCAGCCCCACTCTGGTGCGCTGGCTGCTGGGCAACGGCCTGCTGGACGAGTTCAACGTCAGCGTCCTGCCGATCATCGTCGGCTCCGGGGTTCGGCTCTTCCAGGACATGGACCTGCCGGCAGGCCACGTCGGTCTCCGGCTCGCGGGCGCGAAAACCCTCGCCAGTGGCGTGCTGGAAACGCGGTACACGCTCGCGAGCACCTAG
- a CDS encoding LuxR C-terminal-related transcriptional regulator — MLEEWVESARALRLRLVEGGRWAEADRVVTEVLGRALAEEAVTGPMLAGLSYVAGGPRPGSARCPDRAEPLPPQRELAMRAILLANRGVDRAGSVELAGRVLDSAAWSEPGCFWYAVLALAYAGEPGLAREHCARAARTAGWAGSVRQRDSLVLLTARLDTWNGAPGQAVRALESLLGNGVHPQFAGLTVAWLAAALVDLGELDRARELFRDHGLDGGLASAADRAELLFARGGLYRALGQFSLAYQDFLACGRALDGWAVVNPAVLPWRSRAALCAHALQRAPLATSLARAELVAARRWGSPRAIGLALHAAGWDSAAQLAEAADLVRGAELAQVRHDLGVLLSARGQRLAAEDAFTAAREAARLIGNSRWAHRTSGPRLTGQEGRIAALVRAGLSNKEIAARLGVVTRTVELHLSQVYRKLGVAGRDGLLRS, encoded by the coding sequence ATGCTGGAGGAATGGGTCGAGTCCGCGCGGGCGTTGCGGTTGCGGCTGGTCGAGGGTGGCCGGTGGGCCGAGGCGGACCGGGTGGTCACCGAGGTGCTGGGCCGGGCCTTGGCCGAGGAGGCCGTGACCGGGCCGATGCTGGCTGGACTGTCCTATGTGGCCGGTGGGCCGCGGCCGGGGTCGGCGCGCTGCCCGGACCGGGCGGAACCACTGCCGCCGCAACGGGAACTGGCGATGCGGGCGATCCTGCTGGCCAATCGCGGGGTGGACCGGGCGGGCAGCGTGGAGCTGGCAGGCCGGGTGCTGGACTCCGCGGCGTGGTCGGAGCCCGGGTGTTTCTGGTACGCGGTGCTGGCGCTGGCCTACGCCGGGGAGCCGGGCCTGGCGCGGGAGCACTGCGCCCGGGCGGCGCGGACCGCGGGCTGGGCCGGGTCGGTCCGGCAGCGGGATTCGCTGGTATTGCTCACCGCGCGGCTGGACACCTGGAATGGCGCGCCGGGGCAGGCTGTGCGGGCACTGGAATCCTTGCTGGGCAACGGGGTGCACCCGCAGTTCGCCGGATTGACCGTGGCCTGGCTGGCGGCGGCGCTGGTGGACCTCGGTGAGCTGGACCGGGCGCGGGAGTTGTTCCGGGACCACGGCCTGGATGGTGGGCTGGCGAGTGCGGCGGACCGGGCCGAGCTGCTCTTCGCCCGGGGCGGGCTGTACCGGGCGCTGGGGCAGTTCTCGTTGGCCTATCAGGACTTCCTCGCCTGCGGGCGGGCCTTGGACGGGTGGGCGGTGGTCAATCCGGCGGTGCTGCCCTGGCGGTCGCGGGCCGCGTTGTGCGCGCACGCGTTGCAGCGCGCGCCCCTGGCCACCTCGCTGGCCAGGGCGGAACTGGTCGCCGCCCGGCGCTGGGGCAGTCCGCGGGCGATCGGGCTGGCCCTGCACGCGGCCGGCTGGGACTCCGCCGCCCAGCTCGCCGAGGCCGCGGATCTGGTGCGTGGTGCGGAACTGGCGCAGGTCCGGCATGACCTCGGGGTGTTGCTGTCGGCACGGGGGCAGCGGCTCGCGGCCGAGGACGCCTTCACCGCGGCCAGGGAGGCGGCCCGGCTGATCGGGAACTCCCGGTGGGCGCACCGGACCTCGGGGCCCCGGCTGACCGGGCAGGAGGGGCGGATCGCGGCGCTGGTGCGGGCCGGGTTGAGCAACAAGGAGATCGCGGCGCGGCTGGGTGTGGTGACCAGGACCGTTGAGCTGCATCTGTCGCAGGTGTACCGCAAACTCGGGGTGGCCGGGCGGGACGGGTTGCTCCGGTCCTGA
- a CDS encoding DUF4334 domain-containing protein, giving the protein MTNIERAQARFQELRSRKDKVTAAELDELWAELPTVSATEITGRWQGDEFVTGHPLNGQLAVIGWYGKEFHSLTDVKPLLCRDESGELYSNVEAGKGEASLWNVEFRGEVTATMVYDGQPILDHFKRVDQHTLLGVMNGKQVLTPTGDHFYFFLERA; this is encoded by the coding sequence ATGACGAACATCGAGCGGGCACAGGCCAGGTTCCAGGAGTTGCGGAGCCGTAAGGACAAGGTCACCGCGGCGGAGCTGGACGAGCTGTGGGCGGAGTTGCCGACGGTGTCCGCCACCGAGATCACCGGCCGCTGGCAGGGCGATGAGTTCGTCACCGGCCACCCACTCAACGGTCAGCTGGCGGTGATCGGCTGGTACGGCAAGGAGTTCCACTCCCTGACCGACGTCAAGCCCCTGCTCTGCCGAGACGAGAGCGGCGAGCTGTACTCGAATGTGGAGGCGGGCAAGGGCGAGGCAAGCCTGTGGAACGTGGAGTTCCGCGGCGAGGTCACCGCCACCATGGTCTACGACGGCCAACCCATCCTCGACCACTTCAAACGGGTGGACCAGCACACCCTGCTCGGCGTCATGAACGGCAAACAGGTCCTGACCCCCACCGGCGACCACTTCTACTTCTTCCTGGAACGCGCCTGA
- a CDS encoding S8 family peptidase, with amino-acid sequence MRQGNRAAVLTALGALLALGAAAAPAAAAPAEGTIRSTPEAVAGSYIVVLKDGPAVASTLTDRYGGRVTHNYGAALHGFAAAMTETQAKRLAADPRVDYVAQDGLAHATDTQNDPEWGLDRTDQRDLPLDKKYSYANDGSAVTAYVLDTGIRNSHQDFGGRAKSGYDFIDNDADASDCHGHGTHVAGTVGGTRYGLAKKVNLVGVRVLNCQGSGQWSQIIGGIDWVAKNAKKPAVANMSLGGTGSNQALEDAVRKAIGTGVTFVLAAGNSGQDACGFTPAKVAEAVTVGATQQNDARAVWNGQSVSSNHGSCLDIWAPGTNTVSASHTDDTGTKTMSGTSMASPHVAGVAALYLNENPSATNQQVRDALVNDSTKDKLSDIRTGSPNRLLYSGLIGGVPVTNDFSVAVDPAAVTVEEPGGSAESAVTTKVVKGQAEAVELTASGLPSGATAAFDPSSVTAGEGAKLTISTSASTPKGSYQVTVSGKSKSATRTATVALTVGKPGSSPLSVSLSPASGSARPGGFLQTKITVTGGAATLSASGAPAGTSVFFSPAQVSDGGTSTAFIWTGFGSAAGSYTIKITATSGDKSGSSDYALTITR; translated from the coding sequence ATGCGACAAGGAAATCGGGCGGCGGTCCTGACCGCGCTGGGCGCGTTACTCGCGCTGGGCGCGGCCGCCGCGCCTGCCGCGGCCGCACCCGCGGAGGGCACGATCCGCAGCACGCCGGAGGCGGTGGCAGGCAGCTACATCGTGGTGCTCAAGGACGGCCCCGCGGTGGCGAGCACGCTCACCGACCGCTACGGCGGCCGCGTCACGCACAACTACGGCGCCGCCCTGCACGGCTTCGCCGCCGCCATGACCGAGACCCAGGCCAAGCGGCTGGCCGCGGACCCCCGGGTGGACTACGTGGCCCAGGACGGGCTCGCGCACGCCACCGACACCCAGAACGACCCGGAATGGGGCCTGGACCGCACCGACCAGCGGGACCTGCCGCTGGACAAGAAGTACAGCTACGCCAACGACGGCAGCGCGGTCACCGCCTACGTGCTCGACACCGGCATCCGCAACTCGCACCAGGACTTCGGCGGGCGGGCCAAGAGCGGCTACGACTTCATCGACAACGACGCCGACGCCAGTGACTGCCACGGGCACGGCACGCACGTGGCGGGCACCGTCGGCGGCACCCGGTACGGGCTGGCCAAGAAGGTCAACCTGGTCGGCGTGCGGGTGCTCAACTGCCAGGGCAGCGGCCAGTGGTCGCAGATCATCGGCGGCATCGACTGGGTGGCAAAGAACGCCAAGAAGCCCGCGGTGGCCAACATGAGCCTGGGCGGCACCGGGTCCAACCAGGCCCTGGAGGACGCGGTCCGCAAGGCCATCGGCACCGGGGTGACCTTCGTGCTGGCCGCCGGCAACTCCGGGCAGGACGCCTGCGGTTTCACCCCGGCCAAGGTGGCCGAGGCGGTGACCGTGGGCGCGACCCAGCAGAACGACGCCCGCGCGGTGTGGAACGGCCAGTCCGTCTCCTCCAACCACGGCTCCTGCCTGGACATCTGGGCGCCGGGCACCAACACCGTGTCCGCCTCGCACACCGATGACACCGGCACCAAGACCATGAGCGGCACCTCGATGGCCTCGCCGCACGTGGCCGGGGTCGCCGCGCTCTACCTCAACGAGAACCCGTCGGCGACCAACCAGCAGGTCCGCGACGCGCTGGTGAACGACTCGACCAAGGACAAGCTCAGCGACATCCGCACCGGTTCGCCGAACCGGTTGCTCTACAGCGGTCTCATCGGCGGCGTGCCGGTCACCAACGACTTCTCGGTCGCGGTGGACCCGGCCGCGGTGACGGTGGAGGAGCCGGGCGGCTCGGCCGAGTCGGCCGTGACGACCAAGGTGGTCAAGGGCCAGGCCGAGGCCGTCGAACTCACCGCGAGCGGCCTGCCCTCGGGCGCCACCGCGGCCTTCGACCCGTCCTCGGTGACCGCGGGGGAGGGCGCGAAGCTGACCATCTCGACCTCGGCGAGCACGCCCAAGGGCAGCTACCAGGTGACCGTGTCGGGCAAGTCGAAGTCGGCGACCCGCACCGCGACCGTGGCGCTGACCGTGGGCAAGCCGGGCAGCTCGCCCTTGTCCGTCTCGCTGTCCCCCGCCTCGGGCAGCGCGCGGCCGGGCGGCTTCCTGCAGACCAAGATCACCGTGACCGGTGGCGCTGCGACCCTGTCGGCCTCCGGCGCACCGGCCGGGACCAGCGTGTTCTTCTCCCCCGCCCAGGTCTCCGACGGCGGCACCTCGACCGCCTTCATCTGGACCGGGTTCGGCAGCGCGGCAGGCAGCTACACCATCAAGATCACCGCGACCAGCGGTGACAAGTCGGGCAGCAGCGACTACGCCCTGACGATCACCAGGTGA
- a CDS encoding GDSL-type esterase/lipase family protein, whose product MRRRLALATALLLAVATAATAAAAPTAAAAPTAVAAPTAVAVAAPAPAATASTTAVLASANSAPATAATAAASGDAAPTIAAALPSASAPALSAATAPAPPIAPRWLTSWAQSQHTLAPQTLDNQSIRMIAHLSQGGRALRIRVQNEFGTTPLTVNAAAAGISAGQGAVVPGTTRPVRFNARPAITIPPHGEAWSDPVPLPTRPQDDVAVSLFVSGQTRPSSHQAALRDNYLTPAGSGNRVADPAAYPLRTGSTYLLSAVDVLTTEAVGAVVAYGSSVVDGHGSTVCGPGCTANGNNRRWTDDLARRTQSLPPAERLAVANAGVGGTTSAATCPQTPPPLAGLDALARLDRDILSLHGVTAVIYYYGTNDLAFGCQSRQILDSYRAVFTRLRAAGLKIHAVPITPRPGYSPQQNQYRAEVNNFVRAGGNCAGACDSVIDFDQVLRDPVNPNTIRADYDSGDGIHANQKGHEALARSVLLPLIVD is encoded by the coding sequence ATGCGCCGCCGCCTGGCCCTCGCCACAGCGCTCCTGCTCGCGGTCGCCACCGCAGCCACCGCGGCGGCAGCCCCCACCGCGGCGGCAGCCCCCACCGCCGTGGCAGCCCCCACCGCCGTGGCAGTAGCCGCCCCCGCCCCAGCGGCCACCGCTTCCACAACCGCCGTCCTCGCGTCAGCAAACTCCGCTCCCGCGACTGCCGCGACTGCCGCCGCCTCCGGCGATGCCGCGCCGACAATCGCCGCCGCCCTCCCCTCCGCGTCCGCCCCCGCCCTCTCGGCCGCGACTGCTCCCGCGCCCCCGATCGCCCCTCGCTGGCTGACCTCCTGGGCCCAGTCCCAGCACACCCTCGCCCCGCAAACCCTGGACAACCAGTCCATCCGCATGATCGCCCACCTCAGTCAGGGCGGCCGGGCGCTGCGTATCCGCGTCCAGAACGAGTTCGGCACCACCCCGCTGACCGTCAACGCCGCCGCGGCAGGCATCAGCGCGGGCCAGGGCGCGGTAGTCCCCGGCACCACCCGCCCGGTCCGCTTCAACGCCCGCCCCGCCATCACCATCCCGCCGCACGGCGAGGCATGGAGTGATCCGGTCCCGCTGCCGACCCGCCCTCAGGACGACGTCGCGGTAAGCCTGTTCGTCAGCGGTCAAACCCGTCCCAGCAGCCACCAAGCCGCCCTGCGCGACAACTACCTGACCCCCGCCGGCAGCGGAAACCGAGTCGCCGACCCCGCCGCGTACCCGCTGAGAACCGGCTCCACCTACCTGCTCAGCGCGGTGGACGTGCTCACCACCGAGGCCGTCGGCGCGGTCGTGGCCTACGGCAGCTCGGTCGTCGACGGTCACGGCAGCACGGTCTGCGGCCCCGGTTGCACCGCCAACGGCAACAACCGCCGCTGGACCGACGATCTGGCCCGTCGTACCCAGAGCCTGCCGCCCGCCGAACGCCTCGCCGTGGCCAACGCGGGCGTCGGTGGCACCACCAGCGCCGCCACCTGTCCGCAGACCCCGCCTCCGCTGGCCGGCCTGGACGCCCTGGCCCGCCTGGACCGCGACATCCTGTCCCTGCACGGTGTCACCGCGGTGATCTACTACTACGGCACCAACGACCTGGCCTTCGGCTGCCAGTCCCGGCAGATCCTGGACAGCTACCGGGCGGTCTTCACCCGCCTCCGCGCCGCCGGCCTCAAGATCCACGCGGTCCCGATCACCCCGCGCCCCGGCTATTCACCCCAGCAGAACCAGTACCGCGCCGAGGTCAACAACTTCGTCCGTGCCGGTGGCAACTGCGCCGGCGCCTGCGACAGCGTGATCGACTTCGATCAGGTCCTGCGCGACCCGGTCAACCCCAACACCATCCGCGCCGACTACGACAGCGGTGACGGCATCCACGCCAACCAGAAGGGTCATGAAGCCCTGGCTCGTTCGGTCCTCCTCCCGCTCATCGTGGACTGA
- a CDS encoding helix-turn-helix transcriptional regulator: MRADSGDRSRELASGAPWPGAVTDQDCLALRATGLMVQGRNWADSVRFAEAALTTTPCRDDPLCVWRALVTLTSAGELTAADTHCARLVEDVDPRLAGAAQRRAMMLRVRARIAVQRGDFGGARAELEELIALEVVPRPMRLVSVGWLAEVLVGVGAVDRAEALLAQHEFDSAVQWRSPCRPMLLAARAAVHIAAGRAQAGLRDYLASGREFLAQGVANPAIVPWRNRAALAALAARREGLAVELAGQEWAAALRWGEPRVLGSALATVAMVGGTGGGVVLLGGDMVERGGGLVGTGDGAGRGGGTGQGGAAGMRMGAGQGGMAGMSVGAGQGRGAGTGGRSVGQWGVDAVELLSEAADLLEVARARNELSVVQYELGVRLAARQDIAGARERLTQARGLAELVGDGRRVRAAEVALRELAPAVVLTGQEERVARLARDGWANREIAARLGLAVRTVEVHLSRAYRKLGISGRDGLRSAMF, from the coding sequence ATGCGCGCGGACTCTGGGGACCGGTCACGGGAGTTGGCCAGTGGCGCGCCGTGGCCGGGAGCGGTCACCGATCAGGACTGCCTGGCCTTGCGCGCGACCGGACTGATGGTGCAGGGGCGGAACTGGGCCGATTCGGTGCGTTTCGCCGAGGCCGCGCTGACCACGACACCCTGCCGGGACGATCCACTGTGCGTGTGGCGGGCCCTGGTGACGCTGACCTCCGCCGGGGAACTGACCGCAGCCGACACGCACTGCGCACGGCTGGTCGAGGACGTTGATCCTCGGCTGGCCGGGGCGGCGCAGCGGCGGGCGATGATGTTGCGGGTCCGGGCGCGGATCGCGGTGCAGCGTGGGGACTTCGGCGGGGCGCGGGCGGAGCTGGAGGAGTTGATCGCGCTCGAGGTGGTGCCGCGGCCGATGCGGTTGGTGTCGGTGGGCTGGCTGGCCGAGGTGCTGGTCGGGGTGGGGGCGGTGGACCGGGCGGAGGCGTTGCTCGCCCAGCACGAGTTCGACTCGGCGGTGCAGTGGCGTTCGCCGTGCCGGCCGATGCTGCTGGCGGCGCGGGCGGCGGTGCACATAGCGGCGGGGCGGGCGCAGGCGGGGTTGCGGGACTACCTGGCCAGCGGGCGGGAGTTCCTGGCGCAGGGGGTGGCGAATCCGGCGATCGTGCCGTGGCGCAACCGGGCGGCGCTGGCCGCGCTGGCGGCTCGGCGGGAGGGCCTGGCGGTGGAGCTGGCGGGGCAGGAGTGGGCGGCGGCGTTGCGCTGGGGTGAGCCGCGGGTGCTGGGGTCGGCGCTGGCCACGGTCGCGATGGTGGGGGGCACGGGTGGGGGCGTCGTGCTGCTGGGTGGGGACATGGTGGAGCGGGGCGGCGGCTTGGTAGGGACAGGCGACGGGGCGGGGCGAGGTGGTGGCACGGGGCAGGGTGGCGCGGCGGGGATGAGGATGGGGGCTGGGCAGGGTGGCATGGCGGGGATGAGTGTGGGGGCTGGGCAGGGCAGGGGTGCCGGGACTGGGGGGCGGAGCGTGGGGCAGTGGGGAGTGGATGCGGTGGAGTTGTTGAGTGAGGCCGCCGACCTGCTGGAGGTGGCGCGGGCTCGCAATGAACTGAGCGTGGTGCAGTACGAGCTGGGGGTTCGGTTGGCCGCTCGTCAGGACATCGCGGGGGCGCGGGAGCGGCTCACCCAGGCTCGGGGGCTGGCCGAGCTGGTCGGGGACGGGCGGCGGGTTCGGGCGGCGGAGGTGGCGTTGCGGGAGTTGGCGCCCGCGGTGGTGTTGACCGGGCAGGAGGAGCGGGTGGCTCGGTTGGCCCGGGATGGGTGGGCCAATCGGGAGATCGCGGCTCGATTGGGGCTGGCCGTGCGGACGGTGGAGGTTCACCTGTCACGGGCTTATCGCAAGCTGGGGATTTCCGGGCGGGATGGGTTGCGGTCCGCGATGTTCTGA
- a CDS encoding NADPH-dependent FMN reductase — protein sequence MIPDLVRVAVLVGSARAGCRSRSVAEWVCGQAGHRAELSLDLIDLATIPLSLAGPTWDPGPGDAATLAETTPRLAEADAFVVVTPEYNHSFPAVLKNFLDWHVLPWQAKPVGFVSHGGGLGGGVRAVEQLRSVFAELRAVALRDTVSFPGGALAFDEHGRPREQGGGVAALGTLLDELVWWALALREARAMRPYLGG from the coding sequence ATGATCCCTGATCTCGTTCGGGTGGCCGTGCTGGTGGGTAGCGCGCGGGCCGGTTGTCGTAGCCGGAGTGTCGCCGAGTGGGTGTGTGGGCAGGCCGGGCACCGGGCCGAGTTGAGTCTGGATCTGATCGATCTGGCGACCATTCCCTTGAGTTTGGCCGGGCCTACCTGGGATCCGGGGCCCGGTGACGCGGCGACGTTGGCCGAGACCACGCCTCGACTGGCCGAGGCGGACGCCTTTGTGGTGGTCACGCCGGAGTACAACCACAGTTTCCCGGCGGTGCTGAAGAACTTCCTGGACTGGCATGTGTTGCCCTGGCAGGCCAAGCCGGTCGGGTTCGTCTCGCATGGAGGCGGGCTGGGGGGTGGGGTTCGGGCGGTGGAGCAGTTGCGGTCGGTGTTCGCCGAGCTGCGGGCCGTCGCGTTGCGGGACACGGTGAGCTTCCCCGGTGGGGCGCTGGCCTTTGACGAGCATGGGCGGCCGCGGGAGCAAGGGGGTGGGGTGGCGGCGTTGGGGACGTTGCTCGATGAGTTGGTGTGGTGGGCGTTGGCGTTACGCGAGGCACGGGCGATGCGGCCTTACCTGGGCGGATAG